One Malania oleifera isolate guangnan ecotype guangnan chromosome 9, ASM2987363v1, whole genome shotgun sequence DNA segment encodes these proteins:
- the LOC131163921 gene encoding uncharacterized protein LOC131163921 codes for MDKLLEFGRKAMFYVRVLSGYEERRIRAHRLQLQRHLEQAQQRKAALRRVPEQVILAEVRRMVEEMQSLNRKLEETEAAIEEYFKPIDKEAEIIMKMQLEGEENKMKDLMKTIHKQALLEEAEAAKIANVHDADVKQQDKDTTPSPTHRA; via the exons ATGGATAAGCTGTTGGAGTTTGGAAGAAAAGCTATGTTCTATGTCAGAGTCCTTTCAGGATATGAGGAGAGAAGAATCCGAGCTCATAGATTGCAGCTACAAAGACATCTTGAACAG gcacAACAAAGGAAGGCAGCCCTCAGAAGGGTTCCTGAACAGGTTATATTGGCTGAGGTTCGGCGCATGGTTGAGGAGATGCAAAGTTTAAACAGGAAGCTGGAAGAAACT GAAGCTGCCATTGAAGAGTACTTCAAGCCCATTGACAAAGAGGCTGAGATAATAATGAAAATGCAGCTTGAAGGGGAGGAGAATAAAATGAAAGACTTGATGAAAACCATTCATAAACAGGCTCTGCTTGAGGAAGCTGAGGCAGCTAAAATTGCGAATGTGCATGATGCAGATGTGAAACAACAGGATAAGGATACAACGCCTTCCCCCACTCATCGTGCTTGA